The proteins below come from a single Pradoshia eiseniae genomic window:
- the xseA gene encoding exodeoxyribonuclease VII large subunit produces the protein MDKNQYLTVAALTKYIKRKFDADPNLDNIYLKGEISNFKRHSSGHMYLTLKDEKSRINAVMFAQSARGLAFDPENGMKVLLRGEVRVYEPTGGYQMYIKEMMPDGIGELFIAYEQLKKKLEQEGLFDVRHKRSIPAFPAKIGVITSPTGAAIRDIITTLKRRYPIGEVLIFPALVQGKQAAPSIVEAIESANEHPIDVLIVGRGGGSIEELWAFNEEPVARAIFNSRIPIISAVGHETDTTISDFVADLRAPTPTGAAEMAAPKVSDIAEKIKMMEAKISRYTTQRIDNEKKRLVSIEKSYAFKYPHLLYQQKMEQLDRVTERIARNSTLYFERKGDKLAHLAKMMERHNPLSTISKKTADIKQMQSRMTRAQASIIKNKQQVYLNNVSLLKAVSPLKIMEKGFGLIYNEEDQLVKSRDSVKAGDRLTVVIQDGKLDCTVNEIRESDIND, from the coding sequence ATGGACAAAAATCAATATTTAACTGTGGCCGCCCTCACAAAATATATTAAGCGCAAGTTTGATGCAGACCCTAACCTAGACAATATTTATTTAAAGGGTGAAATATCAAACTTCAAAAGGCATTCAAGCGGACATATGTACCTGACCTTGAAGGATGAGAAATCGCGTATTAATGCCGTCATGTTCGCTCAATCGGCAAGAGGGCTTGCGTTTGATCCCGAGAATGGCATGAAGGTGCTGCTGCGCGGGGAGGTCCGTGTATACGAACCGACTGGCGGCTACCAAATGTACATAAAAGAAATGATGCCTGATGGGATTGGTGAATTGTTCATTGCATATGAGCAATTGAAGAAAAAGCTTGAACAGGAAGGCCTTTTCGATGTTCGCCATAAGCGTTCGATCCCGGCCTTTCCTGCCAAAATAGGTGTGATTACTTCTCCAACAGGAGCTGCGATACGAGATATTATCACCACGTTAAAGAGGCGTTATCCAATCGGGGAGGTACTGATTTTTCCTGCACTAGTGCAAGGAAAGCAGGCAGCCCCATCGATTGTCGAAGCAATCGAATCCGCCAATGAACATCCTATTGATGTTTTAATCGTCGGACGGGGCGGGGGATCAATTGAGGAGCTGTGGGCCTTTAATGAGGAGCCTGTCGCTCGTGCTATCTTTAACTCAAGGATTCCGATTATCTCCGCAGTCGGTCATGAAACGGATACGACCATCAGTGATTTTGTTGCCGATTTACGAGCACCGACGCCAACTGGGGCTGCTGAAATGGCAGCGCCAAAGGTGAGCGATATCGCAGAGAAAATCAAGATGATGGAAGCAAAAATTAGCCGCTATACAACACAGCGCATTGATAATGAAAAAAAACGGCTTGTATCCATTGAGAAGTCCTATGCGTTCAAATATCCTCATTTGCTCTACCAGCAAAAGATGGAGCAGCTTGACCGTGTGACAGAGCGGATTGCACGCAACAGCACACTCTACTTTGAGCGGAAAGGAGATAAGCTTGCGCATCTTGCGAAGATGATGGAACGCCATAATCCGCTCAGTACGATTTCGAAAAAAACGGCTGACATCAAGCAGATGCAAAGCCGGATGACAAGGGCGCAAGCATCCATTATCAAAAATAAGCAGCAGGTTTATTTGAATAATGTGTCCCTCTTAAAGGCTGTGAGCCCGCTAAAAATCATGGAAAAAGGTTTTGGTCTTATCTATAACGAGGAAGACCAATTGGTTAAATCACGGGATTCTGTTAAGGCTGGCGACCGATTAACCGTTGTCATCCAGGACGGAAAGCTGGATTGTACCGTTAATGAGATTAGGGAGAGTGATATCAATGACTAA
- the xseB gene encoding exodeoxyribonuclease VII small subunit — protein sequence MTKEQLNITFEEAMEKLESIVGRLEDGEVPLEESINLYKEGMELSKWCHDKLKTAEEQLTLIMKDDALKPFSIAEEE from the coding sequence ATGACTAAGGAGCAATTAAATATAACATTCGAGGAAGCGATGGAAAAGCTTGAAAGTATTGTTGGACGTTTAGAGGATGGCGAGGTGCCGCTCGAGGAATCCATTAATCTTTATAAAGAAGGAATGGAATTATCTAAATGGTGTCATGATAAATTAAAGACTGCAGAAGAACAGCTTACGCTAATCATGAAGGATGATGCCCTTAAACCATTCTCGATTGCAGAGGAGGAATAG
- a CDS encoding polyprenyl synthetase family protein: MAMLLEAFSQEYKRKIEERMKDIVSGLNTPANLKAAMSYSLEAGGKRLRPLLVLAVLRAYGKDPLIGLDTACAIEMIHTYSLIHDDLPCMDDDDLRRGKPTNHKVFGEAKAVLAGDGLLTLAFGVIANMENNQLSPVTALELVAELSKAAGAEGMVGGQVADIEGEQQDLRLAELEYIHVHKTGKLLSYSILAGAILAGANEEERKHLTEYAYHLGLAFQIQDDILDIEGNESKIGKRVGSDETNHKSTYPALLSLSGAKEKLNHHVKLANEALMQADIQQDILTEMLDLVAKRDH, encoded by the coding sequence GTGGCGATGCTACTAGAAGCCTTTTCACAAGAATATAAGCGGAAGATCGAAGAAAGAATGAAAGACATTGTTTCAGGATTAAATACCCCTGCAAATCTGAAGGCCGCGATGAGCTATTCATTGGAGGCGGGCGGGAAAAGGCTTCGCCCGCTCCTAGTCCTCGCAGTATTGCGCGCTTACGGTAAAGACCCGCTCATTGGTCTTGATACAGCATGTGCGATTGAGATGATTCATACGTATTCTTTGATTCATGATGATCTGCCATGCATGGATGACGATGACTTGCGCAGAGGAAAGCCTACCAATCATAAGGTATTTGGAGAGGCGAAAGCAGTTTTGGCAGGGGACGGGTTACTGACGCTCGCATTCGGGGTCATTGCCAATATGGAGAATAACCAATTGAGTCCTGTAACAGCGCTTGAATTAGTAGCCGAGCTTTCAAAGGCAGCAGGTGCAGAAGGGATGGTCGGCGGGCAGGTCGCAGACATCGAAGGCGAACAGCAGGACTTGCGTTTAGCAGAACTGGAATATATTCATGTTCATAAGACTGGGAAGCTCTTATCCTACAGTATTCTGGCTGGGGCTATATTAGCCGGCGCGAATGAGGAAGAGAGGAAGCATCTGACGGAATATGCTTATCATTTAGGGCTCGCATTCCAAATCCAGGATGACATTCTCGATATTGAGGGCAATGAAAGTAAAATCGGCAAGCGTGTAGGAAGTGATGAAACGAATCACAAAAGCACCTATCCAGCCCTCCTATCCCTTTCAGGAGCAAAAGAGAAGCTGAACCATCATGTGAAACTGGCCAATGAGGCACTCATGCAGGCAGATATCCAGCAGGATATTTTAACAGAAATGCTTGATTTGGTCGCAAAAAGAGACCATTAA
- a CDS encoding CNNM metal transporter family protein, producing MRETLKKTARWTITISFITFILAAIFTVASTLSLQGVSFTVGLAIVLVIVLIGIFFDMIGIAATAADETPFHAMASKRINGARHSIRIIRNADRFASFCNDVIGDISGIVSGTAAALVITQLALRFQWGEASMNESISSIVLTSIIAALTVGGKAMGKTFAIHNSKDIIFGVGKMLSFLERNFHIVIIKENKGKTAQKNMKRK from the coding sequence ATGAGAGAAACATTAAAGAAGACAGCGAGATGGACAATTACGATTTCATTCATTACATTTATATTAGCAGCTATTTTTACCGTTGCCTCGACCCTCTCTTTACAAGGGGTCAGCTTCACTGTTGGTCTTGCGATTGTACTTGTTATTGTACTAATTGGCATATTCTTTGATATGATTGGAATTGCAGCGACCGCGGCAGATGAAACGCCATTCCATGCCATGGCCTCTAAGCGAATAAATGGGGCGAGGCATTCAATTCGTATCATACGGAACGCAGACCGATTCGCAAGCTTCTGCAATGATGTTATCGGTGATATATCAGGTATCGTCAGCGGAACGGCAGCTGCACTTGTCATCACGCAACTGGCCCTTCGTTTTCAATGGGGGGAAGCCTCTATGAATGAGAGTATCAGTTCGATTGTGTTAACAAGTATAATCGCAGCACTAACAGTCGGGGGCAAAGCTATGGGAAAAACATTTGCCATCCATAACTCTAAAGACATCATATTTGGAGTCGGTAAAATGCTATCCTTCCTTGAGCGAAATTTCCATATTGTTATAATAAAAGAAAATAAGGGCAAAACGGCTCAAAAGAATATGAAACGAAAGTGA
- the dxs gene encoding 1-deoxy-D-xylulose-5-phosphate synthase: MDLLSIKDPSFLKKMTNAQLEALSEEIRTFLIEQLSKTGGHIGPNLGVVELTIALHKEFNSPKDKLLWDVGHQSYVHKILTGRACQFDTLRQYKGLCGFPKMIESKHDVWETGHSSTSLSAAMGMAIARDLKKEKSYIVPIIGDGALTGGMALEALNHIGHEKKDMIVVLNDNEMSIAPNVGALHSILGRMRTAGKYNYVKDELEVLLKKIPAVGGKLAQTAERVKDSLKYLVVSGMFFEELGFTYLGPVDGHNFEELSENLKYAKKTKGPVLLHVITKKGKGYDPAETDAVGTWHGTGPYKMETGDIIKELNAPPAWSALVSETVRRLAREDDRIVAITPAMPVGSKLLGFASEFPDRMFDVGIAEQHATTVAAGLATQGMKPFLAIYSTFLQRAYDQMLHDICRQNLNVFVGIDRAGLVGADGETHQGVFDISFLRSMPNLVLMMPKDENEGQHMVNTAIQYDDGPIAMRFPRGNGLGVKMDDELKTIPIGTWEVIREGNDAVILTFGTTIPMALEAAEAMAEKGIQVRVVNARFIKPLDEVMLSEIMSANLPILTIEEAVLQGGFGSAVLEFAEEQGYTQTYIKRMGIPDEFIEHGSVSKLLADIHLTTEAAIENLTKMTYKVTKKAY; encoded by the coding sequence TTGGATCTATTGTCTATAAAAGACCCATCTTTTTTAAAGAAGATGACAAACGCCCAGCTTGAAGCGTTGTCTGAGGAAATAAGAACCTTTTTGATTGAGCAGCTGTCAAAGACAGGCGGACATATAGGGCCAAACCTCGGGGTAGTAGAGCTGACTATTGCTTTGCATAAAGAGTTTAACAGCCCGAAGGATAAATTATTATGGGATGTCGGTCACCAGTCCTATGTTCATAAAATATTGACCGGGCGTGCTTGCCAGTTTGATACACTCCGCCAATATAAAGGGTTATGCGGGTTTCCGAAGATGATTGAAAGCAAGCATGATGTGTGGGAAACAGGGCATAGTTCTACATCCTTGTCAGCGGCGATGGGGATGGCGATTGCCCGTGACTTGAAAAAGGAGAAAAGCTATATCGTTCCGATTATTGGTGATGGCGCACTTACAGGCGGCATGGCGCTTGAAGCTCTCAATCATATTGGGCATGAGAAGAAGGATATGATTGTCGTCTTGAATGATAATGAAATGTCCATTGCTCCGAACGTCGGTGCTCTCCATTCTATCCTTGGTCGAATGAGAACGGCTGGAAAGTATAATTATGTGAAAGATGAGCTTGAAGTGCTTCTTAAGAAAATCCCGGCAGTTGGAGGCAAGCTCGCTCAAACAGCTGAACGTGTAAAGGATTCGCTGAAGTATCTTGTCGTTAGCGGCATGTTTTTCGAGGAGCTCGGCTTTACGTACTTAGGTCCTGTTGATGGGCATAATTTTGAGGAATTGTCTGAAAACCTGAAATATGCCAAAAAGACAAAGGGCCCAGTGCTCCTTCACGTTATCACGAAAAAAGGGAAGGGCTATGATCCGGCTGAAACAGATGCTGTAGGAACATGGCATGGAACAGGTCCATATAAGATGGAAACTGGGGATATCATCAAGGAATTGAATGCCCCGCCTGCCTGGAGTGCACTTGTAAGTGAAACGGTCAGACGTCTTGCACGAGAGGACGATCGCATTGTTGCCATCACTCCGGCAATGCCTGTCGGTTCTAAACTGCTTGGTTTTGCAAGTGAATTCCCGGATAGAATGTTTGATGTTGGTATAGCCGAACAGCATGCCACAACCGTTGCAGCGGGCCTTGCCACCCAGGGAATGAAACCTTTCCTTGCCATCTATTCTACCTTCCTTCAACGGGCCTATGATCAGATGCTTCACGATATTTGCCGCCAGAATTTAAATGTCTTTGTCGGTATTGATCGTGCTGGTCTTGTCGGTGCAGACGGTGAGACGCATCAAGGGGTGTTTGATATTTCCTTCCTGCGTTCAATGCCGAATTTAGTGCTCATGATGCCTAAAGATGAGAATGAAGGGCAACATATGGTTAATACGGCGATACAATATGATGATGGGCCAATCGCGATGCGCTTCCCAAGAGGCAATGGCCTTGGCGTCAAGATGGACGATGAGTTAAAAACAATCCCAATCGGCACATGGGAAGTAATCCGTGAAGGAAATGATGCCGTTATCCTTACATTTGGCACAACGATTCCGATGGCGCTTGAGGCGGCGGAAGCGATGGCTGAGAAGGGGATTCAGGTCAGGGTAGTGAATGCACGCTTCATCAAGCCGCTTGATGAGGTTATGCTATCTGAAATTATGTCAGCTAATCTTCCAATCTTAACGATTGAGGAGGCTGTGCTTCAAGGTGGCTTTGGCAGTGCCGTATTAGAGTTTGCAGAGGAGCAGGGGTATACCCAAACCTATATTAAACGGATGGGAATTCCTGACGAATTTATTGAGCACGGCAGCGTGAGCAAGCTTCTAGCGGATATACATTTGACAACGGAAGCGGCAATAGAAAATTTAACGAAGATGACCTATAAAGTAACGAAAAAGGCGTATTAA
- a CDS encoding TlyA family RNA methyltransferase → MKKERIDVLLVERGLAETREKAKRAVMAGLVYSNELRMDKPGEKIAQDAPLTIKGQVMPYVSRGGYKLEKALSQFDLSVKDKLMIDIGSSTGGFTDCALQNGARKSYAVDVGYNQLAWKLRNDERVIVMERTNFRHSVPEDFTEGMPEFASIDVSFISLRLILPALKKILVPGGDVVCLVKPQFEAGREQVGKKGIIRDKKVHLQVVEDMRDFAVSEGFILKDATFSPITGGDGNIEFLFHLYWPKNEHDAAATSAEVDLTKVVEEAHLTLKAKSEEV, encoded by the coding sequence ATGAAAAAAGAACGAATTGATGTTTTATTAGTAGAAAGAGGCCTTGCTGAAACAAGAGAAAAGGCAAAGAGGGCTGTCATGGCCGGTTTGGTTTATTCGAATGAACTTCGGATGGATAAGCCGGGTGAAAAGATTGCCCAAGATGCCCCTCTTACCATCAAGGGACAAGTCATGCCGTATGTATCAAGGGGCGGCTATAAGCTTGAAAAGGCCCTATCTCAATTTGATTTGTCCGTAAAGGATAAATTGATGATTGATATAGGCTCCTCAACCGGAGGATTCACCGATTGCGCTCTCCAAAATGGCGCCCGGAAGTCCTATGCAGTAGATGTCGGTTATAACCAGCTTGCCTGGAAGCTTCGCAATGATGAGCGCGTCATTGTTATGGAAAGAACGAATTTCCGGCATTCTGTCCCTGAGGATTTTACGGAGGGTATGCCCGAATTTGCTTCCATTGATGTTTCGTTCATCTCACTCAGGCTCATTCTCCCGGCATTGAAGAAAATCCTGGTACCTGGAGGCGATGTTGTCTGCCTCGTGAAACCGCAGTTTGAAGCAGGCCGAGAGCAAGTAGGGAAAAAAGGAATCATTCGTGACAAAAAAGTTCATTTGCAGGTTGTAGAGGATATGCGGGATTTTGCCGTAAGCGAGGGCTTTATTCTAAAGGATGCGACCTTTAGCCCTATCACAGGCGGTGACGGAAATATTGAATTCCTGTTCCATCTCTATTGGCCTAAGAATGAACATGATGCAGCAGCGACTTCCGCTGAAGTAGACTTAACAAAAGTGGTGGAGGAAGCACATCTGACGCTAAAAGCGAAGAGTGAAGAAGTGTAA
- the ahrC gene encoding transcriptional regulator AhrC/ArgR yields the protein MNKGQRHIKIRDIIANNNIETQDDLVDILRAEGVNVTQATVSRDIKELHLAKVPMQDGRYKYSLPADQRFNPLQKLKRSLMDAFVRIDSADNLLVMKTLPGNAQAIGALIDNLDWEEILGTICGDDTCLIICREKEQAEIITERFLDML from the coding sequence ATGAATAAAGGACAAAGACATATAAAAATCCGTGATATTATTGCGAATAATAATATAGAGACACAAGATGATTTAGTTGATATTTTGCGTGCTGAAGGGGTAAATGTAACCCAAGCAACGGTATCAAGGGACATCAAGGAACTGCATTTAGCTAAGGTGCCGATGCAGGATGGCCGCTATAAATATAGCCTGCCTGCTGACCAGCGTTTTAATCCGCTCCAAAAATTAAAGCGGTCGCTGATGGATGCCTTCGTTCGCATTGATTCTGCCGATAATCTCTTGGTCATGAAAACCTTGCCGGGCAATGCGCAAGCCATTGGTGCACTCATCGATAATTTGGACTGGGAAGAAATTCTCGGGACTATCTGCGGGGATGATACATGCTTGATTATTTGCCGCGAAAAGGAACAGGCAGAAATTATTACAGAACGTTTCTTAGATATGCTGTAG
- the recN gene encoding DNA repair protein RecN has translation MLLELSIRNFAIIEKQTISLNQGLTVLTGETGAGKSIIIDAIQLLAGGRGSAEFIRHGEEKAEIEGFFQLTDSSHPAILKAREFGIDSEDNAIIIQRAMYITGKSICRINGKMVTISTLREIGRKLIDIHGQHEHQELMDPDFHLPLLDEYGGPEISEALAEYKHHYKQYLETSQSLKKLSENEQTMAHRLDLIQFQYNEIKNAELEPDEEDRLLEERQKLSNFEKVHQSLSNAYGSLNNENTGLDWIGNAMTELERIENLDEEYQQLSDTVKNAFYLLEDAKSSVRSQLDMLEYEPERLHDIEARLNEINHLKRKYGKTIDKILEYGAAIEEEIDTILNRESHIEKLMKQLDAVKKEVLLAGDELTDIRKKYALSLTEAIHQELKELYMDKAVFDVRFIETNDASDELIRQDGLDKVEFYISANPGEPLKPLSKTASGGELSRIMLALKNIFSKHQGITSIIFDEVDTGVSGRVAQAIAEKIYRVSSGSQVLCISHLPQVAAMADIHLFISKEINEGRTKTSVKPLEKAERVEEIGRMISGKELTSLTEEHVREMLEQAEHIKAVIV, from the coding sequence ATGCTATTGGAGTTATCCATTCGTAATTTCGCCATCATAGAGAAGCAAACTATCTCCCTTAATCAAGGGCTGACAGTCTTGACAGGAGAGACAGGCGCCGGCAAATCGATTATCATCGATGCTATTCAATTATTGGCGGGAGGACGTGGATCCGCTGAATTTATCCGTCATGGAGAAGAAAAAGCGGAAATTGAAGGCTTTTTTCAACTGACAGACAGTTCACATCCGGCCATCCTGAAAGCGCGGGAGTTCGGGATTGATTCAGAGGACAATGCTATCATCATTCAGCGTGCCATGTATATAACCGGCAAAAGTATTTGCCGTATTAATGGAAAAATGGTCACCATTTCAACTCTAAGGGAAATCGGCCGAAAGCTGATTGATATCCACGGACAGCATGAACACCAAGAATTGATGGACCCAGATTTCCACCTTCCGCTGCTTGATGAGTACGGAGGGCCTGAAATCAGTGAAGCTCTAGCCGAATATAAACATCATTATAAACAATACCTCGAAACAAGCCAGTCGCTCAAAAAACTGAGCGAAAATGAACAAACGATGGCACATCGGCTGGACTTGATTCAATTCCAATACAATGAGATTAAAAATGCGGAGCTTGAGCCTGATGAAGAAGACCGATTGCTAGAAGAAAGACAGAAGCTCAGCAATTTCGAGAAGGTGCATCAAAGTCTGAGCAATGCCTATGGATCGCTCAATAACGAGAACACCGGTCTTGATTGGATCGGAAATGCCATGACAGAGCTCGAGCGAATAGAGAATCTTGATGAGGAATATCAGCAATTATCAGATACCGTCAAGAATGCCTTCTATTTGCTGGAAGATGCCAAGAGTTCGGTGCGTTCCCAGCTGGATATGCTCGAGTATGAACCGGAGAGGCTCCATGATATAGAGGCGCGCTTGAATGAAATCAATCATCTTAAGCGCAAATATGGAAAAACAATTGATAAGATTCTTGAATACGGTGCAGCGATTGAGGAAGAGATTGACACCATCCTGAATAGGGAAAGCCATATCGAGAAGCTGATGAAGCAGCTTGATGCGGTTAAGAAAGAGGTGCTTCTTGCTGGGGATGAATTGACGGATATAAGGAAGAAGTATGCCTTGTCCTTGACCGAGGCTATCCACCAGGAACTCAAGGAATTATATATGGACAAGGCTGTTTTTGATGTCCGTTTCATTGAAACGAACGATGCAAGTGATGAGTTGATTCGTCAAGACGGTCTTGATAAGGTAGAATTTTATATTTCAGCCAATCCTGGAGAACCATTGAAGCCGCTCTCCAAGACAGCTTCTGGCGGAGAGCTTTCAAGGATTATGCTGGCACTAAAGAATATCTTCTCCAAGCATCAAGGCATCACATCCATCATCTTTGATGAGGTTGATACTGGGGTGAGCGGAAGAGTTGCTCAAGCGATAGCCGAGAAAATCTACCGCGTCTCAAGCGGTTCACAGGTTCTTTGCATCAGCCATTTGCCACAGGTCGCTGCTATGGCGGATATCCATTTGTTCATCTCAAAGGAGATTAATGAAGGAAGAACGAAAACAAGTGTGAAACCACTAGAAAAAGCCGAGCGGGTAGAGGAAATTGGCCGTATGATCTCCGGCAAGGAATTAACTTCACTGACAGAGGAGCATGTGCGAGAGATGCTTGAACAGGCTGAACATATTAAAGCTGTCATAGTATAA
- the spoIVB gene encoding SpoIVB peptidase, whose protein sequence is MKRIPFRKTTGIILLVSLLAIIFSHPLQDYLAIPTNVTLFEGQKKSLTDSKLLEAEVVSATSGITIAKESKELSIHAAKNGHEQVVLNIAGIPVKKMNIEVLKDFKVIPGGQSIGVKLNTLGVLVVGHHQITTADGAFSPGETAGIKVGDIIMAINGQKITKMQDVSPFVNGYGDSRKPLVVDIFRDNEKITRKIEPLKDKNEDIYKLGLYIRDSAAGIGTMTFYHPETRKYGALGHVISDMDTKKPIVVKDGQVVKSTVTSIEKGSNGNPGEKLARFAADREVIGNITRNSPFGIFGRLTKQMENGIKNTPLPIALSNEVEEGPAEIYTVVEGNKVEKFAIEIISTIPQKFPATKGMVLKVTDKKLLSKTGGIVQGMSGSPIIQKGKVVGAVTHVFVNDPTSGYGVHIEWMLNEAGIDIYQKDSKAG, encoded by the coding sequence ATGAAAAGAATACCATTTAGGAAAACAACCGGTATAATCCTCCTTGTTTCACTGTTAGCGATTATCTTTAGCCACCCATTGCAAGATTATCTTGCTATTCCCACCAACGTAACTCTTTTTGAAGGGCAGAAAAAATCCTTAACAGATAGTAAGCTGCTAGAGGCAGAAGTGGTCTCTGCCACTAGCGGAATAACCATTGCAAAAGAGTCTAAGGAACTTAGCATCCATGCAGCGAAAAATGGACATGAACAAGTGGTCTTGAATATTGCCGGCATACCGGTCAAAAAAATGAACATCGAGGTTTTGAAGGATTTTAAAGTCATTCCTGGAGGCCAATCGATTGGCGTCAAATTGAACACGCTTGGCGTCCTCGTCGTGGGCCATCATCAAATAACAACAGCTGATGGCGCCTTCTCCCCTGGGGAAACGGCAGGCATCAAGGTAGGGGATATTATTATGGCTATTAATGGCCAGAAAATCACCAAAATGCAGGATGTCTCCCCGTTTGTTAACGGCTATGGAGATTCCCGTAAGCCGCTAGTGGTGGATATATTTCGCGATAACGAAAAAATAACACGAAAGATTGAACCTTTAAAGGATAAGAATGAGGATATCTATAAACTCGGTCTTTATATCCGAGACTCAGCAGCAGGGATTGGGACGATGACTTTCTACCACCCTGAAACAAGGAAATACGGTGCCTTGGGTCATGTCATTTCTGACATGGATACAAAAAAACCAATTGTTGTTAAGGATGGGCAGGTTGTGAAATCAACGGTAACCTCGATTGAAAAAGGAAGCAATGGCAATCCGGGAGAAAAGCTTGCCCGGTTCGCAGCAGATCGTGAAGTTATTGGAAACATCACGCGCAATTCACCGTTTGGAATCTTCGGCCGTCTTACAAAGCAGATGGAGAATGGAATCAAAAATACTCCTTTGCCGATTGCGTTATCTAATGAAGTCGAAGAGGGACCAGCTGAGATTTATACAGTTGTGGAAGGCAATAAGGTCGAGAAGTTTGCGATTGAAATAATCAGCACTATCCCACAAAAGTTTCCTGCAACAAAAGGCATGGTTCTAAAGGTGACTGATAAGAAATTATTGAGCAAGACCGGAGGAATCGTCCAAGGAATGAGCGGAAGTCCAATCATTCAAAAAGGGAAAGTTGTCGGTGCTGTTACCCATGTGTTTGTTAATGACCCGACAAGCGGGTACGGTGTCCATATTGAATGGATGCTGAATGAAGCAGGAATAGATATTTATCAAAAAGACTCGAAAGCAGGTTGA
- the spo0A gene encoding sporulation transcription factor Spo0A encodes MKKIKVCIVDDNRELVALLEEYISEQPDMEVIGVAHNGQDCLSMLEQVSPDVLVLDIIMPHLDGLAVLERIKDSQKGTSIPNVIMLTAFGQEDVTKKAVELGASYFILKPFDMENLVNHIRQSGEKGAGIARSNTYSPRQAVEAKPVNLDASITSIIHEIGVPAHIKGYLYLREAISMVYNDIELLGSITKVLYPDIAKKYNTTASRVERAIRHAIEVAWSRGNIDSISSLFGYTVSMTKAKPTNSEFIAMVADKLRLEHKAS; translated from the coding sequence TTGAAAAAAATAAAAGTATGTATCGTTGATGATAATCGTGAACTTGTTGCTTTATTGGAAGAGTATATTAGTGAACAGCCGGATATGGAAGTGATCGGTGTTGCTCATAATGGCCAGGATTGCCTGAGCATGCTCGAACAAGTAAGTCCTGACGTATTAGTCCTTGATATCATCATGCCGCATTTGGATGGTCTGGCCGTTTTGGAGAGAATCAAGGATTCCCAAAAAGGGACCTCTATTCCAAATGTCATCATGCTGACTGCATTTGGACAGGAAGATGTCACAAAAAAAGCGGTTGAGCTAGGTGCTTCTTATTTTATCCTAAAGCCATTTGATATGGAAAACCTCGTAAACCATATTAGACAATCAGGGGAAAAAGGGGCGGGCATTGCGCGGTCTAATACGTATTCTCCAAGGCAGGCGGTGGAGGCCAAGCCTGTTAACCTAGATGCAAGCATTACAAGTATTATCCATGAGATTGGCGTGCCTGCACATATAAAGGGCTATCTTTACTTGAGGGAAGCAATTTCGATGGTTTATAACGATATTGAGCTATTGGGTTCCATCACGAAGGTGCTTTATCCTGATATCGCCAAGAAATATAATACGACCGCAAGCCGAGTGGAACGGGCCATCCGCCATGCGATAGAAGTTGCTTGGAGCAGGGGGAATATTGATTCTATTTCGTCCTTGTTCGGGTATACAGTCAGTATGACAAAAGCCAAGCCGACAAACAGTGAATTCATCGCAATGGTCGCTGATAAGCTGCGCCTTGAGCATAAAGCCTCGTAA